GTCGACCAGCTTGTCGGCGCCAAGGCGCGGCGAACTCAGGTCGACGCGATACTCGTTGACCGGCGCCTTGCGCTCGCGCACCTGCTCGATCAGCGTCAGCAGCGGGCTACCAAAGGGAATGAAGGCACTGATGTCGTGGCGCGCCAGGTGGTTGGCGCTGGCGCCGAAAAACGATTCGGCCTCCCAGTTGGCAAAGGCGACGAGCCCCTTGGCATCGACCATGATCACCGGGTTCTGGATGGCGTTCAATACCGCCATCGACAGGCCGTTGGCGACGGCATCCGGCATGCTCGGTTTCTCGGTCATGCCGCAATTCCTTCCGCGACCGCCTCGCCTTCCGGTTTGCCCGGGTCGGCATCGAGCATCGCCGCGCGAGCCCTGTCGCGGACGAAACGAGCATCGGTCGATGTCAGGATTGCCGCCTTTTCACTCCCCGCCATGTCAGGGGCGGCTCGATCGAGGTACCATGCAACATGCTTACGGGCATGCCGAAGGCCGACCTCGACGCCATAGAATTCGAGCATCATTTCGTAGTGCTCCGCAAAGATATCGGCGACCTCCGCCGGCGATGGATGCTTCACGGCGCCAGCAAGGAGGCCGACGTGCCACGGGCGCCCTTGGGAGGAACGGCCGGCCATGACGGCGTCCGCGCCCGATCGGCGAAGGGTCTCCTCGGCGTCGGCAACCGTCTCCACGTCACCATTGGCGACCAGCGGCGCGGTAACGACCTCGCGAACCAGCCGGATCGCATCCCAATCCGCCTTGCCGTTGTAGAACTGCATGCGCGTGCGACCGTGCACGGTGATCGCCTTCACGCCTGCCTCTTGCGCCCGCTTGGCAATCAGCGGCGCGTTGATCGAGTTTTCGTCCCATCCAAGCCGCATTTTCAGCGTCACCGGCACATCGACGGCGTTGACGGTCGCCTCGACCAGCGACAAAGCATGATCGGGGTCGCGCATCAGGGCCGATCCGGAATAACCGCCCGTCACTTTCTTTGCCGGGCAGCCCATATTGATGTCGATGATGTCGGCGCCATTGTCGGCGGCGATCTTCGCCGCCTCCGCCATCCAATGCGCCTCGCGGCCCGCAAGCTGGACGATATGCGGCTTGATCCCGGAGTTCTTCAGCCGCGCCCAGGATTCCTGGGCATTACCGACCAGTTCACGGCTCGCCACCATTTCGGTGACGACGAAACCCGCGCCGAAGCGCCAGGCAAGCCGCCGGAATGGTAGGTCGGTGACGCCGGACATCGGCGCGAGCGCAACCCGGTTGCGGATTTCGATGGATCCGATGCGAAGCGGAGACGAAAGAGCCGGAATTGGCAAATGCATATCTTTCAGGCACATGTTGTTCCTGCACTATTTTTAGACATTGTTCTCGGACTTGCCAAGCGATTTCGGCGCGGCGCGCAAAATTCTAAGCTCGGCTGGCAAAGCACGACCCTTCGCGGTACATCACGGCGAAGATCGGCGAATGCGGGACCTCATACAGAAAATGCAGCCTCAAGAACAGCTCAAGTGCGGCGTCGTTATCGTTGCGGCAGGACGCGGCGAACGCGCCGGACAATCGGCCGAGGGTCCGAAGCAATACCGAACCATCGGCGACCGCCCCGTTATCGCCCATACGCTTGACACTTTCGCGACATGGCCGGACGGCGGCCCGATCGTCGTCGTCATCCATCCAGACGACGAGGCGCTGTTTGACGCTGCACGCAAGCGCTCCGCGGCCAACGACGTAATCATCGTCCACGGCGGCGCGACCCGGCAAATATCGGTGCTCGCCGGCCTTGAGGCCCTGGCCGACATCGGCGCGCGCCGCGTGATGATCCACGACGCGGTGCGCCCCTTTGCCGATCACGCACTGCTGTCGCGCTGCGCTGCGGCACTGAGTGAGGACGTCAAGGCCGTGCTGCCGGCAGTCGCCGTTGCAGACACGCTGAAGCGTGCCGGCAAGGATGGCATGGTCACGGAAACCGTGCCCCGCGACGGCCTTTATGGTGCGCAGACGCCGCAGACCTTCGATCTCCAGGCCATTCTTGCCGCCCACCGGGATGCGGCAAGAAGCGGCCGCACGGATTTCACCGACGACGCGTCGATCGCCGAATGGGCCGGCCTCAAGGTCGTGCTCGTCGAAGGCGCCGTCGACAATGTCAAGCTTACGCTGAAAAGGGATATCGCCATGGCCGACGAGAAACTCAAGCGCATTGCCCTGCCCGATGTGCGCACGGGCAACGGCTACGACGTGCACCAGCTCGTCGAGGGCGACGGTGTCACGCTCTGCGGCGTCTTCATTGCGCACACCAAGAAACTCTCCGGCCATTCCGATGCCGACGTGGCGCTGCATGCGCTCACCGATGCGCTGCTGGCCACCTGCGGCGCCGGCGACATTGGCGATCATTTCCCACCGTCGGAGCCGCAATGGAAAGGCGCGCCGTCGCGCATCTTCCTGGAACATGCGGCAAAGATCGTGCGCGAGCGCGGCGGCGTCATCACCAACGCCGATGTTTCGCTGATCGCGGAGGCGCCGAAGGTCGGTCCGCACCGCCAGACGATGCGGGAGAACCTTGCCGACATGCTGGACATTTCGCTCGACCGCTGCTCGGTCAAGGCGACCACCAACGAACGTCTCGGCTTCGTCGGGCGCGATGAAGGCATCGCGGCGATCGCAACGGCCACCGTCATCTATGGGACCCTCACCTGATGTGGCCCGCCGATATCGAAGTCCAGGCCGGGCAGATCATCGCTGCGTTCAGCGTGAAGGGCTTCAAGGTCGCGACGGCTGAATCGTGCACCGGCGGCCTGATCGCCGGCGCGCTCACCGAAATATCCGGCTCGTCCGCCGTCGTCGATCGTGGCTTCGTCACCTATTCCAACGAGGCGAAGGTCGCAATGCTCGGCGTCGAGGCGGCAACGCTCGCCGCCCATGGCGCCGTCGCGCGACAGACGGCTGTCGAGATGGCCGAGGGTGCCGTTCAGCATTCTGCGGCCGATTTCGCAGTGGCCGTCACGGGCATTGCCGGACCGAGCGGCGGGTCGGCTGACAAGCCGGTCGGGCTGGTGCATCTGGCCGCAGCCGGCCGAAACGGCGGGCTGCTGCACCGGGAGATGCGCTACGGCGATATCGGCCGCAGCAACGTCAGGCTTGCGACGGTGCGCACCGCGCTCGAGATGCTGATGCAGATCGCTCAGGCCGAATAGATGCTGTCGGCGCGCTTTTCGAAGGCGTCGGAAAACATGCGAAACGCGCGATCGAACATCGAGCCCATCAGCGCGCCGAGAATGCGGCTCTTGAATTCGTAGTCGATGTCGAAATGCACGACCGACTGCCCCTCGCCCGAGGGCTCGAAGCGCCAGCGGTTGTCGAGATATTTGAACGGCCCGTCGATGTACTTCACATCGATGGTGCGCTCGGCCTTGTTCAACAGCACCTGCGTCGTGAAGGTCTCTCGGATCGCCTTGTAACCGACGGTCATGTCGGCAAGCAGCAGCATCTTGCCGTCACGTTCCTTGCGGGAACGTACTTTCAGCGCCTCACAGAGCGGCAGAAACTGCGGATACTTTTCGACGTCGGCAACGAGATCGAACATCTGGTCTGCGGTGTGCTTGACGACGTGGTTGGTTTCGAAATGCGGCATAAAGGGGAGTTAAGCGGGAGAACCGAGAAGATCAAGGAGCCTGCGTATCTGGCGGCGCGATTTCAGCTGCAGAACCGGCACGTCGGGGCCGTGCTTTGCCAGACCTGCGACGATGTGCGGCGTAAATTTCTGCTCGAACGTCCAGATGAATTGAAGGAAATCCCAATCGACCTTTTCGATGCACCCCGGCGCCATCTCCGGGCGGGTGCGGCCGAAGTGTTTCAGCCAGCGGGTAACGACGCCACGTATGCAGACAAGCCGCGGCATGCGCACCCAGATCACGATGTCGCTTCTTGGCACCCGGATATCGAATGAGGACGGACTGGTGCCATCCATGACCCAGCGATCGGCGGCGATCCTCTCGACAATGCGCTGGCGCTGCTCCGCCCGGTCACGCTCGGCCCAACCCGGCAACCAGCGGATATCGCGATCGATCGAAATATAAGCTAGCTGGAACTGACGGGCGAGCTTCAGTGAAAGCGTCGACTTGCCGCCGCCGGAGCACCCGACAACGAGGATACGCCTGGCACTGCGAATATGGTCGGCGGCAACGGCATCGTCGACATAGTTGACGCTTGCCGGTTTTGACGGCTGGTTCATGGAGACTCCCGCGGAATTCGGGAAGAACGAAACCCAATGTGAAACTCCGGCGCGGGGCCGGAGTTTCGGTATCTTTTGAAAGCCGGGCTATCAGCCTGCCACGGCCGCCAGCTTCTTCTCGCGAGCCGCGCGCAGGCGGGCGAAGTCGTCGCCGGCGTGGTGCGAGGAGCGCGTCAGCGGGCTCGACGACACCATCAGGAAGCCCTTGGTGTAGGCGACGGTCTCGTAGGACTTGAACTCCTCGGGCGTCACGAACGCTTCGACCTTGTGGTGCTTGCGGGTCGGCTGCAGGTACTGGCCGATCGTCAGGAAGTCGACGTCAGCGGTTCTCAGGTCATCCATCAGCTGCAGCACTTCGTTGCGCTCTTCACCGAGGCCAACCATGATGCCTGACTTGGTGAACATGGTCGGGTCCAGTTCCTTCACGCGCTGCAGCAGTCGGACGGAGTGGAAGTAGCGTGCACCCGGACGGACCGTCAGGTAGTTGCCCGGTACGGTTTCCATATTGTGGTTGAAGACGTCGGGCTTGGCAGCAACGACACGCTCGAGCGCGCCCGGCTTCTTCAGGAAGTCCGGCGTCAGGATCTCGATGGTCGTCGAAGGCGATGCTTCGCGGATCGCCCAGATCACCTTCTCGAAGTGCTCGGCGCCACCATCTTCCAGGTCGTCGCGGTCGACCGAGGTGATGACCACGTGGCTGAGGCCCATCTGCTTGACGGCCTTGGCGATGTTCGCCGGCTCTTCCATGTCCAGCGCATTCGGCTTGCCGGTCGCGACGTTGCAGAAAGCGCAGGCGCGGGTACAGATCTCACCCATGATCATGAAGGTGGCGTGCTTCTTGTCCCAGCACTCGCCGATGTTCGGGCAGCCGGCTTCTTCGCACACGGTCACGAGCTTATGCGACCGCACCAGCTCGCGGGTCTCCATATAGCCCTTGGACATCGGCGCCTTGACGCGGATCCACTCCGGCTTGCGCATCACTTCCGTGTCGGGCTTGTGCGCCTTTTCCGGATGGCGGACGCGTTGCGCCCGGTCAGAGACGGCATCGAATACCGTTACCATACTGTCTTCCTCGTCGCGGCGGGGCCGGCATCAGGCCGGGTGACCCATTTTCGCTCTATATAGACGGCCCGATGGCAAATGTCAGGCCGTCTTCATATCACGCCCGACGGAAGCGCAGATGGCCCGGCAGGCTATCGTTTGACGGCGCGACCAACGGCGATCAGCAGGCAGGCGCCGATGAAGCCGATGACCAGATAGGCAACCCAGCCGCCAAAGGTCATGCCGAAGGCCGCCAGGATAAAGTTCAGCACCACCGCGCCGATGATGCCGAGCAGTATGTTCATGAACAGCCCCATGTCGCTGTTCATGAACCTCTCTGCGAGCCACCCGGCCAAACCGCCGATGATGATCGCAGCCAGAATACCGACGCCGTTCACGCTCATTGTTATCTCCGTGCATTGAAAACGAGGCAGTAATCAATGCCGAAGCCGCGTGAAAAGTTCCGTCGCTACACCCTTTAGGCGTTGAGCGCGCGGCCGTAGGCGTCGAGCACGCTTTCCTTCATCGTCTCCGAGATCGTCGGATGCGGGAAGATGGTGTGCATCAGGTCTTCCTCGGTCGTCTCGAGGTTCATCGCGACGACAAAACCCTGGATCAGTTCGGTGACTTCGGCACCGACCATGTGGGCGCCGAGCAGCTCGCCGGTCTTTTTGTCGAAGATCGTCTTGACCAGGCCCTGGTCCTCGCCGAGCGCAATCGCCTTGCCGTTGGCAACGAAGGGGAAGCGGCCGACGCGAATGTCGCGGCCGAGTTCCTTGGCCTTAGCTTCCGTCAGACCGACCGAAGCGACCTGCGGGTGGCAATAGGTGCAGCCCGGGATCTTCAGCTTGTCCATCGGGTGCACGTTCGGCAGGCCGGCGATCTTCTCGACGCAGATGACGGCTTCGTGCTCGGCCTTGTGGGCGAGCATCGGCGGGCCGGCAACGTCACCGATCGCGTAGACGCCGGGAACGTTGGTCTTGCCGTAGCCGTCGATGACGATGCAGCCGCGGTCGGTCTTCACGCCGAGCGTTTCGAGGCCGAGGTTCTCGATGTTGCCCTGGACGCCGACGGCCGAGATCATGCGATCGGCGGTGATCTTTTCGACCTTGCCATCCTTCATCTCGACATGGGCGGTGATCGAGTTGGCAGCCTTCTCGACCTTCGTCACCTTGGCCTGGAGATGGATCTTCATGCCCTGCTTTTCGAACTGCTTCTTGGCAATGCCCGAGATCTCGGCGTCTTCGACCGGCATGACGTTCGGCATGACTTCGACGACCGTCACGTCGACACCCATGGTGCGGTAGAACGAGGCGAACTCGATACCGATCGCGCCCGAGCCCATGACCAGCAGCGATTTCGGCATTTCCTCGGGCTTCATCGCCTCGAAATAGGTCCAGATCAGCTTGCCATCGGGCTCGATGCCCGGCAGCGCGCGCGGACGGGCGCCGGTGGCAATGATGATGTGCTTGGCGGTGTAGGTGCCCTCACCCTTGGTGTTCTTCGGCTGCGGCGCCTGCGGCTGGACGACGGGCTTCGTCGACTTGCCGACGACGATCTCGCCCGGCTTCGTCAGCTTGGCTTCGCCCCAGATCACGTCGACCTTATTCTTCTTCATCAGGAAGCCGACGCCGCCGTTCATGCGCTCGGCAATGCCGCGCGAGCGGGCGACGATCGCCTTCAGATCCGGCGTCACCGTGCCCTCGATCTTGATGCCATAGCTGCCCGGATGCTGGGCATAATGAAGAACCTCAGCGGAGCGCAGCAGCGCCTTGGTCGGGATGCAGCCCCAGTTGGAGCAGATGCCGGCCAGATGCTCGCGCTCGACGACCGCGGTCTTGAGACCCAACTGTGCCGCACGAATGGCGGCGATATAGCCCCCCGGACCCGAACCGATGACGATGACGTCGTAATTCTCAGCCATGTGTTTCCTGCCTTTGTCTCAAGCGACCTTGCGGGTGAAGAGCACCCAGTCGTGTTTCTTGCTTTCCTCAAAGAGCGGAACCGCTTCGACGCGCGCTGCCTCGCCGAAGCCGTTTGCCCTGTATAGTGCCTGCGCCCTCACGTTGTGGCTTTCGGTGATCAGGCTCACCGGCGCCGATCCGGCGCGTTCGAATTCCTTTGCCAAGAGCGCCTTGCCGATCCCGCGACCGCGCTGATGGCGATAGACGCCGAGGCTCTCGATGAACCAGTGCCCGACGATCTGCCTCTGCAGCGCCAGCAGGGGCTCGAGAACCGGGTGCCTGGCCGTAATCTCAGCCGCTTCCGGCCCGATCCCATAGCCGACCGACAGTCCGGCAACCTCATCATCGATCTCGGCAACCAGCGCATCGCGCCAATTCCCCGGGCCGGGCTCCTCGCGCAGCTTGTTACGGCCGCGCTCGAAGGCCGTATCCGTCACCCCATGCTGAACCGCGCCGTACCAAAGCCAGGAGGCAAAGCCATGCGCGGCGATGTCGACGAGGATGGCGAGTTCCGCCGCCTCACGTCTTTCCGCCGGACGTATGGTGACGCCCCCCACCATGCTCACACCCCGAGCATCATCCGCACGACCGGTTCCAGGCCGCGGCCGATCGCTCGCGTATTTTCCGCATCGAGATGTACGCCATCGAGCGGCGTGGTCTCCGCCACCGAGCCAGCATCGAAGAAGCCGCAATCGAGTTCGTCGGCGAGGTCACGGTAAAGTGGCGCCAGCATCGCCGACTGTTCGATGCCGCCGGCAAACATGGCAGCAAACCCGGTATTGGCCGTTTCGCAGAGCTGCGGCGGCGATACGATCAGGATCTCCGGGCCTTCTTCGCCAGCGACCGGCCAATCATGCCGGCGCACCAGGCTGACGAGACGCTCGATCCCTTGCACGGCACCGAACGCGGTCCCGTGAATGATCGGCTTCATGTCGTTGGCGCCGAGCAGCAGAATGACGAGATCGAGCGGGGCGTGGCTGTGCAGCACCGTCGGCAGCACCTTGGCGCCGTTGCGGTCGCAATCGGCGAGATGATCGTCATAGGCGGTGGTGCGGCCGTTCAGCCCTTCGGCAATGACCTGGACGTCCGGGCCGAGTGCCTTCTGCAATACGCTTGGCCAGCGATCGGCAAGCGCATGACGCCCGCCATCGGTAGCATCATAGCCCCAGGTCAGACTGTCGCCATAGCAGAGAACTATTTTCATCGTCCGGGCCCGCCTTCGACTACGCGAAAAGGAACGGACCGGCCCAAAGGCCGGTCCTTATCCAACTCAGACCAGCATGCCCATCGGGTTTTCGATGTAGCGCTTGAAGGCACCGAGCAGTTCGGCGCCGAGCGCGCCATCGACGGCGCGATGGTCGGTCGAGAGCGTGACGGTCATGACATTGGCGATGACCATCTGCTTGTTCTTCACGACGACGCGTTCCTCGCCGGCACCGATCGCCAGGATCGTGGCGTGCGGCGGGTTGACGACGGCGGCGAAGTTCTTGACGCCCATCATGCCCATGTTCGAGACGGCAGTGGTGCCGCCCTGGTATTCCTCAGGCTTCAGCTTGCGGTCCTTGGCGCGCTGGCCGAGGTCCTTCATCTCGTTGGAGATGGCCGACAGGCTCTTCAGGTCCGCCTGGCGCACGATCGGGGTGATCAGGCCGCCGGGGATCGACACGGCAACACCGACGTCGGCGTGCTTGTGCTTGACCATGTTGCTTTCGGTCCAGGAAACGTTCGCGTTCGGAACGTCGCGCAGTGCCAGCGCCAGGGCCTTGATGACCATGTCGTTGACGGAGAGCTTGTAGACCGGCTTGCCGCCCTGCTCGGGAGCAGCGGCATTGAGCTGTGCGCGCAGCGCCAGCAGCGCGTCGAGTTCGCAATCGACCGACACGTAGAAGTGCGGGATCGTCTGCTTGGATTCGACGAGACGCTTGGCGATCGTCTTGCGCATGCCGTCATGCGGCACGAGCTCGTAGGAACCCGGCTCGAAGAGCTTGAGAACGGCGTCGTCCGACGGGCCCTTGGCAAGCGGAGCGGCTGCAGGAGCAGCAGCGCCGGCAGCCGGTGCGGCGGCGGGCTTGGCGGTGCCACCGGAAACGGCAGCTTCAACGTCCTTCTTGATGACGCGGCCATGCGGGCCGGTACCTGCAATCGCCGAAAGATCGATGCCGGCGTCCTTGGCAAGGCGACGGGCGAGCGGCGAAGAGAACACGCGCGCGCCACCTTCGGCCTTTGCAGGCTGCGCAGCCGGAGCCGGTGCAGAAGCAGCCGGTGCGGGAGCCGCAGCCGGAGCGCTCGGCGCTGCCGGTGCAGGCGCTTCAGCCTTGGCGGCAGGTGCCGGTGCTGCCGCGCCGTTGCCGCCCTTGGCGGCGGCAGCGACATCCTCGCCATCGGCGGCGAGGACGGCGATCAGCGCGTTGACCTTGACGCCTTCGGTGCCGGCGGGGACGACGAGTTTGGCAACGGTGCCTTCGTCGACGGCTTCGACTTCCATCGTCGCCTTGTCGGTCTCGATCTCGGCGATCACGTCGCCGGACTTGACCTTATCGCCTTCCTTGACCAGCCACTTGGCCAGATTGCCTTCTTCCATCGTCGGGGAGAGGGCAGGCATTGTGATGTTGATAGGCATCGAAGGGCCCTCCCCTTATTTGTAGCAAACGGCTTTCACCGCATCGACAACCTCTGCGACGTTCGGAAGCGCCAGCTTCTCGAGGTTCGCGGCGTAAGGCATCGGCACGTCCTTGCCGGCGATCGTCAGGATCGGAGCGTCAAGGTAGTCGAAGGCCTGCTGCATGACGCGGGTCGCGATTTCGGTGCCGACGGAAGACTGCGGGTAGCCTTCTTCGACGGTGACGAGACGGCCGGTCTTCTTGACGGATTCGATGACCGTCGGCAGGTCCATCGGACGGATGGTGCGCAGGTCGATCAGTTCGACGTCGATGCCTTGCGCTTCGAGTTCGGCAACTGCCTTGACGGCGTAGGTCATGCCGATGCCGAAGGAGACGATCGTCGCATCCTTGCCGACCTTGTGGATACGGGCCTTGCCGATCGGCAGAACGAAATCGTCAAGCTTCGGCACTTCGAACGAGTGACCGTAGAGGATTTCGTTTTCGAGGAAGATGACCGGGTTCGGATCGCGGATCGCAGCCTTGAGCAGGCCCTTGGCGTCGGCGGCCGTGTAGGGCATGACGACTTTCAGACCCGGGATATGGCTGTACCAGGCGGCGTAGCACTGCGAGTGCTGGGCGGCCACGCGGGCAGCGGCACCGCTCGGGCCACGGAAGACGATCGGCGCGCCCATCTGGCCACCGGACATGTAGAGCGTCTTGGCAGCGGAGTTGATGATCTGGTCGATCGCCTGCATGGCGAAGTTGAAGGTCATGAACTCGACGATCGGGCGCAGACCGGTCATGGCAGCGCCGACGCCGACGCCGGCAAAGCCGTGCTCGGTGATCGGGGTATCGATGACGCGACGTGCACCGAATTCCTGCAAGAGGCCTTGGGTGATCTTGTAGGCGCCTTGGTATTCGGCGACTTCTTCGCCCATGACGAAGACGTCGTCGCTGGCGCGCATTTCTTCGGCCATCGCATCACGAAGCGCTTCACGAACGGTCATGGTGACCATTTCGGTGCCGGCGGGGATCGCCGGATCAGCGGCAACTTCGACCTTCGGCTGGGCTGCAACCGAAGCCGGCGCGGAAGCGGCCGGCGCTTCGGCAGCAGCTGCCTTCGGTGCTTCGGCCTTCGGAGCGGCGATATCGCCTGCGCCTTCGCCGTCCTGCAGCAGCACGGCGATCGGGGTGTTGACCTTGACGCCTTCGGTGCCGGCGGCGATCAAGAGCTTGCCGATCGTGCCTTCGTCAACGGCTTCGACTTCCATCGTCGCCTTGTCGGTCTCGATCTCGGCAATGACGTCACCGGAGGTGACCTTGTCGCCCTCGTTCTTCAGCCATTTCGAGAGCGTGCCTTCCTCCATGGTCGGGGAAAGGGCAGGCATAAGAATTTCTACTGGCATGTTTGTCCCTCCCCGGATCAAAGCAGGATGTCGGTGTAGAGCTCGGATGCATCCGGCTCCGGATCGGCCTGGGCAAAATCGGCGCTGTCGGCAACGATGTCGCGGACGTCCTTGTCGATCTGCTTCAGTTCGTCCTCGTTCGCCCAACCCTTTTCGGTCAGACGCGCCTTCACCTGCTCGATCGGGTCATGCTCCGAGCGCATCTTCTGCACTTCGTCCTTCGAGCGATACTTCGCCGGGTCGGACATCGAGTGACCGCGATAGCGATAGGTCTGCATCTCGAGGATGATCGGCCCCTTGCCCGAACGGCAATGCTCAACAGCCTCGTCGCCGGCGGCCTTGACCGCACGCACGTCCATGCCGTCCACCTGGAAGCCGGGAATGTTGAAGGAGACCCCGCGCTGCGAGAAGTCGGTCTGTGCCGAAGCGCGCGAAACGGACGTACCCATGGCGTAGCGGTTGTTCTCGATCACGTAGATCACCGGCAGCTTCCAGAGCTGCGCCATGTTGAAGCTTTCGTAGACCTGGCCCTGGTTGGCAGCGCCGTCACCGAAATAGGCAACGGACACGTTGTCGTTGCCGCGATAGCGGTTGGCGAAAGCAAGACCGGTGCCGAGCGACACCTGGGCGCCGACGATGCCGTGACCGCCGTAGAAGTGCTTTTCCTTGGAGAACATGTGCATCGAGCCGCCCTTCCCCTTGGAAAGACCGCTGCGACGACCGGTGAGTTCGGCCATGACGCCGCGGGCGCTCATGCCGCAGGCCAGCATGTGGCCATGGTCACGGTAGGCGGTGATGACCTGGTCGCCTTCTTTCAGCGCCATCTGCATGCCGACGACGACAGCTTCCTGGCCGATGTAGAGGTGACAGAAGCCGCCGATGAAGCCCATGCCATAGAGCTGGCCGGCCTTCTCCTCGAAACGCCGGATCAGCAGCATTTCGCGGTAGGCACTCAGATCTTCCTGTTTGGAGAATTCGGCGAACGTGCCGCCATTGAAGTCTTTCTTCGCCGGCTTTGCGGCACTCTTGCGGCTGGAAACGGACGCGGATTTTCGCGGAGCCATTCGTTCCTCCCAATGGTTAGCCTTTTGCGGTTACCATAGGGAAAGAAAGCAGACACAGCAATGCCATATTTGCATGGCTCGCATTCCATGCAAACAATTGATTTTACTTTACAAATTTCAATTAACTGAATTCAGGTTAATTTGCGGCGCGGTGAAAAATAACGATCTCGTCACTTCGCGACATGTTGAGCGCGAGGCGAGCCTTTTCATCCAGCATGTCCCTTTCCAGCGACCCATCACTCATCAGCTGAACCTCCTTTTCAAGGATCAACCGCTGTTTCGTGAGCTTATCCAGCCGCGCCTGCCGCTCGACGATCTGGCGATCGAATTGCTCGGTCGCCTTCAGGCCATAGCCGCCGTGAATGGAATGATAGCCGAAGTAGGAGAGAAAGGCGACCGCGATCAGCGGCATCACCAGCCGACCCAGTTTCCGTTTCTTATGATGCCGTGTCCACATGCATTCACGCCCTGATACGCAGTACGGCAATCAGATTAGCGGCGATTGATTAACCGACCGTTGACCATGAACGGCAGGAAAATAGAAACCCGCCCACACGGGACCGTGTGGGCGGGTTCGATTTTCAGACGGAAATCAGGCGGCGATCAGCCACGCAGGATCGAACGGCCGGCGTACTTCGCCTGCAGGCCGAGCTGCTCTTCGATGCGGATCAGTTGGTTATACTTTGCGAGCCGGTCCGAACGGGCGAGCGAGCCGGTCTTGATCTGGCCGCAGTTGGTGGCGACCGCGAGATCGGCGATCGTCGCGTCTTCGGTTTCGCCCGAGCGGTGCGACATGACGGCGGTGTAGCGTGCCTTGTGTGCGGTCTCGACGGCGTCGAGCGTTTCCGACAGCGAGCCGATCTGGTTGACCTTGACGAGGATCGAGTTGGCAACGCCCATCTTGATGCCGTCGCGCAGGCGGGCCGAGTTGGTGACGAACAGGTCGTCGCCGACGAGCTGGCACTTGTTGCCGATGAGGTCGGTCACTGCCTTCCAGCCATCCCAGTCGTCTTCGGCCATACCGTCTTCGATCGAGAAGATCGGGTACTTGGCAGCGAGTTCCGCCAGGTATTCAGCCATTGCGCCCGGCTCGAGCGTGCGGCCTTCACCTTCGAGAACGTACTTGCCGTCCTTGAAGAATTCGGTCGCGGCGCAATCGAGCGCGATGAACATGTCTTCGCCCGGCTTGTAGCCAGCCTTTTCGATCGACTTCATGATGAAGTCGAGGGCTGCCGGAGCAGAGGCGAGACCCGGCGCGAAGCCGCCTTCGTCGCCGACATTGGTGTTGTGACCGTCGGCTGCGAGCTGCTTCTTCAGGGTGTGGAACACTTCCGAGCCCATGCGCACGGCATCACGCATCGTGTCGGCGCCAACCGGAACGATCATGAATTCCTGGAAGTCGATCGGGTTGTCCGCGTGTGCACCGCCGTTGATGATGTTCATCATCGGAACCGGCAGAACGTGGGCGTTCGGGCCGCCGACGTAGCGGTAGAGCGGCAGGCCGGCAGCTTCAGCGGCGGCCTTGGAAACGGCAAGCGAAACGCCGAGGA
The nucleotide sequence above comes from Ensifer sp. PDNC004. Encoded proteins:
- the lpdA gene encoding dihydrolipoyl dehydrogenase; this translates as MAENYDVIVIGSGPGGYIAAIRAAQLGLKTAVVEREHLAGICSNWGCIPTKALLRSAEVLHYAQHPGSYGIKIEGTVTPDLKAIVARSRGIAERMNGGVGFLMKKNKVDVIWGEAKLTKPGEIVVGKSTKPVVQPQAPQPKNTKGEGTYTAKHIIIATGARPRALPGIEPDGKLIWTYFEAMKPEEMPKSLLVMGSGAIGIEFASFYRTMGVDVTVVEVMPNVMPVEDAEISGIAKKQFEKQGMKIHLQAKVTKVEKAANSITAHVEMKDGKVEKITADRMISAVGVQGNIENLGLETLGVKTDRGCIVIDGYGKTNVPGVYAIGDVAGPPMLAHKAEHEAVICVEKIAGLPNVHPMDKLKIPGCTYCHPQVASVGLTEAKAKELGRDIRVGRFPFVANGKAIALGEDQGLVKTIFDKKTGELLGAHMVGAEVTELIQGFVVAMNLETTEEDLMHTIFPHPTISETMKESVLDAYGRALNA
- a CDS encoding GNAT family N-acetyltransferase, which produces MVGGVTIRPAERREAAELAILVDIAAHGFASWLWYGAVQHGVTDTAFERGRNKLREEPGPGNWRDALVAEIDDEVAGLSVGYGIGPEAAEITARHPVLEPLLALQRQIVGHWFIESLGVYRHQRGRGIGKALLAKEFERAGSAPVSLITESHNVRAQALYRANGFGEAARVEAVPLFEESKKHDWVLFTRKVA
- a CDS encoding SGNH/GDSL hydrolase family protein, giving the protein MKIVLCYGDSLTWGYDATDGGRHALADRWPSVLQKALGPDVQVIAEGLNGRTTAYDDHLADCDRNGAKVLPTVLHSHAPLDLVILLLGANDMKPIIHGTAFGAVQGIERLVSLVRRHDWPVAGEEGPEILIVSPPQLCETANTGFAAMFAGGIEQSAMLAPLYRDLADELDCGFFDAGSVAETTPLDGVHLDAENTRAIGRGLEPVVRMMLGV
- a CDS encoding pyruvate dehydrogenase complex dihydrolipoamide acetyltransferase, with product MPINITMPALSPTMEEGNLAKWLVKEGDKVKSGDVIAEIETDKATMEVEAVDEGTVAKLVVPAGTEGVKVNALIAVLAADGEDVAAAAKGGNGAAAPAPAAKAEAPAPAAPSAPAAAPAPAASAPAPAAQPAKAEGGARVFSSPLARRLAKDAGIDLSAIAGTGPHGRVIKKDVEAAVSGGTAKPAAAPAAGAAAPAAAPLAKGPSDDAVLKLFEPGSYELVPHDGMRKTIAKRLVESKQTIPHFYVSVDCELDALLALRAQLNAAAPEQGGKPVYKLSVNDMVIKALALALRDVPNANVSWTESNMVKHKHADVGVAVSIPGGLITPIVRQADLKSLSAISNEMKDLGQRAKDRKLKPEEYQGGTTAVSNMGMMGVKNFAAVVNPPHATILAIGAGEERVVVKNKQMVIANVMTVTLSTDHRAVDGALGAELLGAFKRYIENPMGMLV
- a CDS encoding pyruvate dehydrogenase complex E1 component subunit beta — encoded protein: MPVEILMPALSPTMEEGTLSKWLKNEGDKVTSGDVIAEIETDKATMEVEAVDEGTIGKLLIAAGTEGVKVNTPIAVLLQDGEGAGDIAAPKAEAPKAAAAEAPAASAPASVAAQPKVEVAADPAIPAGTEMVTMTVREALRDAMAEEMRASDDVFVMGEEVAEYQGAYKITQGLLQEFGARRVIDTPITEHGFAGVGVGAAMTGLRPIVEFMTFNFAMQAIDQIINSAAKTLYMSGGQMGAPIVFRGPSGAAARVAAQHSQCYAAWYSHIPGLKVVMPYTAADAKGLLKAAIRDPNPVIFLENEILYGHSFEVPKLDDFVLPIGKARIHKVGKDATIVSFGIGMTYAVKAVAELEAQGIDVELIDLRTIRPMDLPTVIESVKKTGRLVTVEEGYPQSSVGTEIATRVMQQAFDYLDAPILTIAGKDVPMPYAANLEKLALPNVAEVVDAVKAVCYK